TACTTCGAGCAGGCGCGCGTCTATCACTTTATGAAAATGGGCTTGTTCAGCAAGGATCAATCCTTTATGGAGATCGGCGTTATTGTGGCTGACATCCATATCAAGTACAGGTCTCCCACTCATTACGGCGACAATATCAAAACCGGCGCAAGGGTCGCGAAGATCGGTAATAAATCCATAACAGTGGAGCAATGTGTGATGGATGCCGATTCCGGAAAAGTAATGGCAAGCGGCGAGGTGATTTTGGTCACGTTCGATTACAAGAGTATGAAGACCATCCCTGTGCCGGAGGATTGGAAGAAGAAGATTTCGGAGTTTGAAGGGTTGTAAAAAGAGTTTAAGGTTCAAGGTTGAAGGTTGCAATTTGAAACCCTTGACCAACCGGTAACCTGAATTTTTCAACCTACAACAAAAGGTGCCCCATGTCCCTTCCAAAAATTGACGAAAAATATTTCACCACCTTCCTCGTTGACCTTCTCAACATCCCCTCGCCAACGGGTTTTGCAGGCGCGGCAATTGACTTCGTTGAAAAAGAACTGTCCAGATACAAGCAATTGGAACTTTCAAGGACGAAAAAAGGGGCTTTGGTTGGAAAGTGGAAAGTGGAAAGTGATCTGCCCCCTGTCGCATTGACCGCCCACGCGGACACACTCGGTGCGGTGGTGAAGGAGATCAAAGGTAATGGACGGTTGCGACTCAGCCGCATCGGCGGGATTCAGTGGCCGACAATCGAAACCGAAGGCGTGTGGGTGTTCACCTCCAAAGGTAAAAAGATACGAGGCTCGGTGCTCATCGACGTGGCATCGGGTCACATCCACAGCGGACCGGACCTCCCGCGCGACGAAAAACATTTGGAAGTCCGCCTTGATGCAAAGACAACCTCTGAAAAAGAAACCCGCGCGATGGGAATCAACATCGGCGACTGCGTAGCGTTCGATACTCGCACCGAAGTGACCGATGGATTCGTCCGCTCGCGTTTTCTCGACGACAAGGCTTGCGTGGCAAATCTGGTCGCGGCGATCAAGTCAATGGTGGATGCGGGTCAAAGTCCAGCAAGAAGCGCGTATTTCCTCATCTCGAACTATGAAGAGGTTGGTCATGGCGCGGCGGTTGGAATCCCAGAGGAAGTTGCTGAGTTGGTCACGGTGGATATGGCTGTCGTCGGCGAAGGACAGGAGTCGGACGAGTTTCATGCGACGCTATGCATCAAGGACAGCGGCGGTCCGTATCATGAAGGCTTGAATAAAAAACTTCGCGAAATTGCCGAGAAGCATGCAATTCCATACAAGACGGATGTCTATCCCTTCTACGGCTCGGACGGTGAAGCGTTCTGGCGGGCAGGCGGTGATGTGGCTTTGTCGTTGATCGGTCCCGGGATCGATGCGTCGCACAACTACGAGCGCGCGCACATGGACGGTTTGAACGCGACGACGAATTGGATCATGGCGTATTTGATGGAATAATGTGGTCTCGATACGGCGTCGGTCGAGTAGCCCGATGGTTGAGTAGCCACGCAGTGGCGTATCGAAACCGAAGGGCGTAACGAGACCCGCCGCCTACTCGACCACTGTTATGAGGAATAATGAAACTCGATGCGGCAATGCCTCTCGTACAGTTGAATGAAGTTTCTGCGATCGCGAAAGCCGCGGAAGAGATCGGCTTTGCGGGGTTGTGGACTCAGGAAACCCAGCACGACCCATTCCTGCCTTGCGCATTGATCGCAGAGCACACGTCAAAAATGGAAATGGGGACAGCAATTGCCGTGTCCTTTGCACGCTCACCCGCCAATCTCGCTTATGTCGCATGGGATTTGGCGGCTCAGTCTGGGGGACGATTCATTTTGGGTCTGGGTACGCAGGTCAAGGCGCACATCGAGAGGCGTTTCGGAATGCCGTGGCCCGAGTCGGTGACGGGAAAACTCCGCGAGCAGATTCAGGTCATCCGCGCGTTTTGGGATTGCTGGCAGAATGGAACGAAGTTAAATTTTCGCGGCGAGCACTACAAGATCACGTTGATGTCGCCGTTTTTCAACCCAGGTCCTTTGACCTCGCCCCCGACCCCTCTCCTAAAGGAGAGGGGAGCATATATTCCAATATACATTGCAGGAGTCAACACAGGCTTAGCGAGACTTGCTGGCGAAATGTGCGAAGGATTCCACGCGCACCCGTTCAACAGTCCGCGATACATGAATGAGGTGCTCCTGCCCGCTATCGAAGAGGGACTTCAAAAAAGCGGACGCAAACGCAGTGAAATTTCCGTCTCGATGACCCCATTTGTCGCCACCACGCCGGAAGAAGAAGGCTTCGCGCGGATGCAGATTTCTTTCTACGCTTCGACGCCATCCTACAAGCCCGTGATGGAGTTGCATGGCTGGGGCGCGACCGCGGAAAAACTCTCCGGTTTCGCCGCCAAAGGTGAGTGGGCCGAGATGCCAATGCTCATCACAGACGAGATGCTCAACGAATTTTGTTTGATGACCACGCAGGAAAACCTCGCTTCTGATTTGAAGAAACGCTTCGGCGGCATCGCGGATAGAATTACGCTCTACACACCCTTCGTCCCCGGCGAAAAGGATGAGTGGTGGAAGAATTTGGCGGTGGTATTCAACCAGTAGGTCCGGCTTTTAGCCGGACACATCCAATAATTTGAGGGCAATTTGTTTGCAACACAGGCAAACCTGCTTACAAGGATTTCACCTATGATCCCGAAATACGAATTCACACGCCTGCTCGTGACAGATTTCAAAACCTGCTTCCGCTTCTACCGCGACGTGATGGGTTTCAAGCCCAACTTCGGCACCGAAGACGATACCTACGCCGACTTCGAGATCGGCGCGGTCAATATTTCGTTATTCGACAAAGCCGAAATGAGCGCCACACTTGGCACATCCTCCAAGCCCGTACAAGCCGAGATCCAAGACACCGTCTGCCTGACCTTCTCCGTCGAAAGCGTGGATGAGTTCTGCAAGGATTTACGCGCTCATGGTGTAACCCTGCTCACCGAACCGACCGACCATGCCGATTGGGGCATCCGCACCGCCCACTTCCGCGACCCGGATGGGCATCTGATCGAGATCAACCAACCCTTGAAAAGAGACTAACTCATGGACTTCAACGACTACCAGCAAAAATCACGCGCTACGGCGCAATACCCTGCTATCGGGCATCCGGTCATCTACCCGGCGCTGGGACTGGTCAACGAAGCAGGCGAAGTCGCGGGAAAGATCAAAAAGATATTCAGGGATAAACAGTGGAACATCGGCGAGGCAGAGCGGGAGGCGCTCAAAGCCGAACTCGGCGACGTGCTCTGGTACATTGCTCAAGTTGCCACCGAGTTGAACCTTCCGCTCGATGAGATTGCGGAAGAAAACCTTGCGAAACTTCTGGATAGGCAGGCGCGCGGAAAGATAAAAGGGGACGGGGATAACCGCTGATAACCCCCCCGGCGCATTGACAGTCACCAATTGGGGACAGGGGTGTTCTCATTGGAAAGGTATCGGTTGGCAGAAAAGAGGCAGTATGCTGTTCCAGGCGACTTTACTGGTTGACCTCATCGCGATGTCCATCTGCTTGTGGATGGCGTTCTATTTATTCGCGCGCGGCTTCCCGAGCGCCATTGCCATGCGCGCAGCCGTCTTGCTGCTAGCCCTGGGGGCATTTTTCTTCGGCGCATACAACAACCTCTTCATCCAGATTCCCGGCACGGCTGCCTGGCGCGCCGCTTTCCTGATCGCGGGCCTCACCCAGTGGTATCACATCACTCTGCATCTCCTGCCTGAACATGCGCGTTATCGCAGCCGCCCGCTGACGTATATTGTATATATCGTAGCGATTGTCACAGTCACATTATTACTTCGCACACAAGGTGCTTTTGTTGGCGAAGTGGGCAACGTCCTTTATGTGGCACGCATGGGCATCGGACTGCCTTACATGATGTATGGGGTTTTCGAAATTGTGGTATTAACCGGCATCCATTACAACCTGCTTGCATACAAGCGAGTGGGGCTCAAGCCGGAAGGTAGATATTTCCTTTTCGCTTCTCTCTTCGCACTATTTGGGGTCTCATACGGGATCGTCTCGCTTGCGCTCTCCCCGCCCATGCCCCGCCTGGTCCAGGATCTACTCGTCTTTAGCGGTGTCTTTGTCATGGGGCTCTCGGTGACAAACCAGCAGGTACTCGTCGAAAGACGTACCTCGCTGCAGGAATTCCCGGTGACTGGCGTAGTGACCATCGTCCTCGTCATCATTTACGCGATTGCGTCCCTGCGCCTCGGACTCCCTCTGCATTTGGTCGGTCCCATTGCGGCGTTCGTGGTGCTGACACATGCCCTCTATGATCTTGCCCGCGAATATCTCGAACGTTTACGCGCCCGCAAGGAACGTCAGTTTCGAAAAGAATTGTACAAGCTCGAAGCCGAAAGCCCTGAGAACACCCTGCGTCTGCGCCTCAGCAAGGGACTGGAAACGTTGTGCCATACATTGGATGCACCCAGCGGAATAATCGCGGTTCGGTCGGGGCAGGAATTCGTCGTAGCAGCGAGCAGGCAATCGGTCGAAGTAGAGAGCCAGTTACCCATATCCCTTGTGGCGTTCGATGAGCTATCCAAACTTCCAGAGGAGAGTCTCCCGGGCATCTTGCATATCGCACCTTCTTTTGATGGACGGACTCAGATTGCAGTGGTGGGCATTGGCAAGCCAAACACCAAACTGGAATATTCCACAGGCGACCTTGAGCTGCTTGCCGAAGTTGCCGACCAGGTGGGCACGTTGATATCGCTAGCGAACTCCCGAGAAAATGATCAGGCTCAATCCCAGATCGACGAAGTGGATTCTGATCTTGAGTCGAGCAAGCTGATAGATGCCATCGAGCACAACCCTGACCCGGACTTTATCAAGATCGTGGAAGAAGGACTGCGCCATCTTTCAGATTACATCACACTGGGGCAATCAGCACTGGCAGATAAACTCGGCATCCAAGCTGGTTCGCACATTGAACGCGGACGGGAATTGCAAAAGGTGATAATCGGGGCAATTGAATTGCTGCGCCCTGCCGAAAAACGCCCGCCCGAACCGCTTCCGCGCGTTTGGTATAACCATGCCGTATTGCATGATGCCTACGTGGAAGGCGTGCCCAACCGCGAGATTATGGCGCGGCTGTACATTTCTGAAGGCACGTTCAATCGCACACGCCGTAACGCCATCCGCGGCTTGGCACGGTTGTTGATGGAAAAATATAATACAAGAAAATAATCCAGATCTCAAATACCCTAGCCCCTGAAGGTTATAACCTTCAGGGGCTTTTTTGTTCTTTGTGAGATTTTTTTCACAATGAAAGTTTATAAGATTGGCGTCTATTGGCAGTTCCTTCTCTGTGATTGGCAGTTCGAAAATGCGAAAGTAGGGACACCAAAGGAGATCGCCATGAACCGACACCTTCTTTTCACTAACGTTCAAGAGTATTACCAAAACCTGGTTGCAGAGCTTGTCACCGCCCGACATGCAATTTCCATGACCTTCCTTGCGTTCGATAGCGGCATTTGGGCGGAAAAGATCGCCGAGGTTCTGATCGCGAAAGCGGCGCAGGGTGTGAGCGTGCGCCTGATGGTGGATGAGATTGGGCAGGTCTTCGATAAACCTGCGCACGCCTTTAAAAACATTGTCCTCTTCGACCACTTGCGTTCGCACGGCGTTCAGGTGGATGTTTACCGCCCCGTCTCTCCTTTGAAGATCAACAACCGCCTGCACTGCAAAATCGTCGCGGTCGACAACCGCACTGCCTTCCTCGGCGGCTCGAACATCGGCGACTACTATACCACCTGGAGCGACTCGAACCTGCGCGTGGACGGCGAACTAGGAACTGTGTTCCACGACCTCTACGATTTTCTGCGTGGCTTTTCCCAAAATGGAGATCTCGCTTCGCGTTTGTTGAACGTCTCGGACCTGTATGCGGGTACAGACCGGATATGGTTGACCGTCCCCCGCCACCAATACGATATCCGCCAGGCATTGCTCAAGCTCATCACCGATGCCGATAAATTCATCTTCATCCGTACCTGGTATTTCCTGCCGGATGATGAAATACTTGCCGCCCTGTGCAAACAGGCGCGTAGAGGCGTGCAGGTGAACGTACTGCTTTCGCACGAGACCCGTGTGCGCCCGGTGGATTTTGCGAATTACATCCACGTCCATAAGCTGGTCTGCGCGGGTGGAAATGTCCACCGTTACGCAGGAAAATACATGCACAGCAAAGCCGCATGGAACGATCATAACAATATCCTCTTTGGTTCGGCAAACCTCGACGCTCATTCGATGAAGATCAACTTCGAGTCTTGTTTGCAGATCAACGACGCGAGACTGACCTGGGAACTGCGTCACGCCTACTACAGTGACCTCGCGTCTGGCATTCGACAAACGGCTCAATCGCACCTGTGCCGCCCCTTCGCCGACAAAGCCATCACCCACGCCTGCAATCTGGCTTCGCCGTGGTTATAGTGTTTCTTGTCATTCTGAGCCGCTTGCGGCGAAGAATCTCTACGACTGTCTCAGACACCTTTGTGGCGTAAGGCGCCACTCAATGTGACACAAAGGAGAATTGAAATGAAAACGCTTAAAATTACCGCTGTCATCGTTCTTGTAACCCTTGCCCTGATCTATCGCGAGTCCATCGGGAATTACCTCGAGATCATCACAGATCAGGAATCCGTTTCGACCTACCTGCGGGGATTTGGTCCGCTCGGACCGGTGGTGCTGTTCTGCCTGCTCGTGGCGCAGGTCTTTGTTGCGGTGATCCCGGGTCACGCGCTGATGGTCACTGCGGGATATGTATACGGCAATATCGGTTTGATCGTAGTCATCGCCAGCACCATCCTCGGAAGCCAGATCGCCTTTACCATCGCCCGCCGCTACGGACGGAACCTGATTTACAAACTTGCTTCCCCGGCCGTCATCGAAAAATGGGACAAGACCGCCCGTCATCAGGGAATCCTTTTCTACTTCTTCGCCTTCGTCCTGCCGATCTTCCCCAGCGACCTGATGTGCTATGTGGCGGGTCTGGCAACCATCCCTCCGCGCCGCTTCTTCGTCTCCAATGTGATGGGACGCACCTGTTGCGCGGTCTTCGTCACCCTGCTCGGCATGTACGGCACACACCCGCCCGTCTGGTTCCTGGTCGTTGCCGCGCTTGGGATCATCGCCATCGTTGCGGGTTGGTTCATCTACAAAAAGACAAACCTCCCGCAGGCATTGAATGTTCAATGCAATATCTGATCGCTACAAACCAACCATAAGAGAATCGCCATGAAAATGAATCAATTCGAAACTTTCCTGATGACCTTCGATCTGGGCAGGAACATATATCTAAAAGGGATTGTCAATGAATTGCAGGAACTCTCCAACCTGCCTGCGGGGAAAAAAATCCTCGAGATCGGCTGCGGCAATGGGATCGGCACGCGCTTCATTGACGAATACTTCAAGCCATCTGAATTCATCGCCACCGAATATGACGAGTCGCTGGTGGAAATCGCTCAATCGAAGAACAAAGGCTCAAAGGTCTGGTTCGAGGCGGGCAACGCCGCAGACATGCGCTTTGCCGACGGCGATTTCGATGCAGTCATGGGCTTGAGCGTAATCCATCACATCCCCAACTGGGAAGAGGCGCTCGATGAGATTCAGCGTGTCCTCAAACCGGGCGGATTACTCATCATTAAGGAACTCTCGATTGACACATTCGAGTCTTCGTTCGGAAGAATCGCCCGCCGCTTCGTCGAGCATCCCTACGACAACATGTTCAAGAAAGACGAATTTCTCGATTACCTGCAACAAGAAGGATTCGAGATTCTCGTCTGTCGCCCGCACTCCATGCTGTACCTGCTAACCGATTTCTATCTTGTGGCAAGAAAGAGATAACGCCATGCGCATCGCATACCTTACTCAACCCTATCCCCCAATGATCAGCGGCGCGTCCATTGCCGCCGAGCAACTGGCAAAGGGCATGGCAGAGCGCGGACACGAGATATTGGTAATCGCCGCTAGCGATACCGGGCAGGCGTATCAAACCCACAAAAAGAATTTAACCGTTCTGCGGTTGAAATCCTTCAACAACCCTTTGCGCGTCCGGCAACGGCTATTGGCATTCCCGCACAGAACCATTATGAAAGCCCTGTGTGAGTTTAAACCGGACCTCATCCACACCCATGAACCGGCACAAATGGGTTTTCTCGGACTCAAGTATGCCTGCTCCACCCGAATCCCCGTGATCTTGACGGCGCATCAGCTGCCCTGGTTCATTACGCCATACCTGCCAGACATCCCCATGTTGAAAACAATCGTTGAACGCCTGGCATGGACATACGCAGGCTGGCTGACGGGAAACTTTTCGTCCATCATCTCGCCCACACTGACCATCTCAGAAGTCATTCAGGTAAAGACAGGTTTTTACCCAACCACGATCCCCTATGGTATTGACTTGAAAACCTTCAACCTGAACGCAGCAGTGGATGAAGCAACTGAAATACATACGCGCTACAGCATTCCAGATCATATGCCCATCATCCTGCATGTCGGCAGGTTGGACGCTGACAAGAATGTGGAACGTGTTCTACTGGCAGCAGAGAGCGTGATCAAAAAATCAAATGCGCATCTACTGATCGTCGGCGATGGACGCCGAAAACAAGCCTTAATCGAGCTATCCACGTCCCTTGGCATTGAGGCATCTACCCACTTGGTTGGATTCATATCGAAAAAGAGCGAACTGGCAAAAATATACCGAAGCGCCGATGTTTTTGTAACCGCTTCTGAGATCGAAACGCAAGGGATTGTCCTCCTCGAAGCGGCAGCCTGCGGCTTACCAAGTGCAGCAGTCGATGCTACATGCATCTCTGAAGTCGTTCAAGATGGAAAAACCGGCTATCTTGCACAACCCGGTAACATTCCAGCACTGGGCAAAGCCATTGAAAAATTATTGGAACGATCAGTGGAAAAAAGGCAGATGCAAATCGAATGCCGCAAATTGGCAGAAAAGTATGGGCTCGAACCTTCGAACGAAAAACACGAAATCTTCTATCTACAATCCGTGGGCCATGGGTTCGAACGGGTAAAGCAGCAAGAGTTTATGGCATTGAAAAACTAATACAGGGGTACTCAATCTCGTACAACCGGCAACCCCGAGTCCTCTCGCCCCCACTCCGCCCACGAGCCGTCATACACTGCAAGATTTCTAAGCCCCGCCTGCTCAGCCGCCAGCGCGAGAATGCAAGCCGTCACGCCGGAACCACAGCTAAAGATCAATTTTTTATTTTTATATTGCGCAAACATTTCCTGGAGAAGCGCAGGGGATTTCATTACGCCGTCCACTTGAGTCTCCCCAAAGGGAATATTGACCGCCCCGGGCATGTGTCCGCCTCTCAGCCCTGCGCGCGGCTCAGGCTCCTGACCTGTGAACCGTCCCGCCGACCGGGCATCCATCACGCTGAAAGCGGAATCATTCAAGGCGTGAAGAACTGCTTGAGAGTCAACGATCAACTCCGGGCGCGGATGTGTGGCGAAGTTTCCTCGAAGAGATGGAGTTGCGAGCGTGGACGAAACCTCATAACCCGCATTTATCCATGCAGGCAGACCTCCATCCAAAACGGCGACATTATCATGCCCCATCGCGCGGAACATCCACCACGCGCGCGGGCTGGCATACACACCCACGTTATCATAAGCAACAATCGCGCTGTCTTCATCGATGCCAAGTTTTTGCATCTCTTCGGTAAAGAACTCTGCGGTGGGCATCATATGCGGAAGCGGAGTGTTCTTCTCGCAAATTTCGTTATCGAAATCGAATCGCAGCGAGCCGGGGATGTATGCGATGGTTTGTGATGCAACAACATTCCCCACCGGTTTCATGCTGGCGTCGAGGACGATAAGGTTTTCAGCAAGAAGATTTTCTTTCAGCCATTGAGCAGAGACAAGCGAATTGGGGACGGTTACTTTTGTCATGCCGATATTTTACCGCCTAAAAAAGAAGCCGCATCCTCACAGATACGACTTCTTTCTTCTTTTACCTTTCCAAACTTTTCACTTTCCATCACCTACTCGATATGCCTCACTTCGCCGCTGACCGAAATGCTTTCCCCCGCCTTCGGTGTAAAGGAAACATTCAACCGCGAAGGGACGCCCATGTCTTCACCCTGCAAGATGGTAAATTCATTTTTACCTTTCCAGCCAATATCGCGCAGATAACCCGCCAATGCCGCAGCCGCCGCGCCCGTTGCCGGGTCTTCGTAGACTCCGCCCGCCGCGAAGGGATTGCGCGAATGGATGACCGAATCCGATTCCTGCCATAACAAGCTGATGGTGATGAGTCCTTCCGCCATCATCAAAGCGCGGACGGATTCAAAATCATATTTCATATCCGCGAGTGTGGCGCGGTCTTTGACGAAAAGGATCAAGTGCTTTGCACCCGCGCCTGCAAGCCGAATGGGGAAACTCGAATCGAGTTGACTGCGATCCATGTGGAAGCCAGCCAATACTTTATCCACAAAATCCGTTGGCGCATCTTTTGACCAGGTCTCAGGTGATTGAAGCGTGGCAGACATTCTCTGCCCAGACTTTTTCGCGCTGACGCTGATCTCGCTGTCGTTCAGGATCAGTTTATACGTCCCTTCGCCGAAGCGTTCACCAAGAGCCGCACCGAGCGCAATTGTGGCATGACCGCAAAACGGCACCTCCAGCTCCGGCGCAAAATAGCGGACTCTCCAGCCGTCATTCTGCTTAACAAGAAAAGCTGTCTCCGAATAACCGATTTCCTTTGCAATTGCCATCATCTCTTCGTCCGTCGGCATCGAGTCGTAGAACGCGACGCCAGCCGGGTTGCCGCCAAGTCCATTCTGGGAAAAGGCTGCGAGTCGTAAAACGTTTGTCATCCTATTACCTCCAAAGTTTTCAATAATAAACCGCATCTTTTCAGACGCGGTTTCCTGTTCCCTATTTTACGGATCGCTGGTTACTGCTCTTAATCGATCCTCCCCGTCATGATCGCCATCTTCACCTCGCCG
This portion of the Anaerolineales bacterium genome encodes:
- a CDS encoding acyl-CoA thioesterase, with translation MTGYKFFHPTEVRYGDLDPQGHVNNAKYLTYFEQARVYHFMKMGLFSKDQSFMEIGVIVADIHIKYRSPTHYGDNIKTGARVAKIGNKSITVEQCVMDADSGKVMASGEVILVTFDYKSMKTIPVPEDWKKKISEFEGL
- a CDS encoding nucleoside triphosphate pyrophosphohydrolase family protein, whose protein sequence is MDFNDYQQKSRATAQYPAIGHPVIYPALGLVNEAGEVAGKIKKIFRDKQWNIGEAEREALKAELGDVLWYIAQVATELNLPLDEIAEENLAKLLDRQARGKIKGDGDNR
- a CDS encoding class I SAM-dependent methyltransferase, encoding MKMNQFETFLMTFDLGRNIYLKGIVNELQELSNLPAGKKILEIGCGNGIGTRFIDEYFKPSEFIATEYDESLVEIAQSKNKGSKVWFEAGNAADMRFADGDFDAVMGLSVIHHIPNWEEALDEIQRVLKPGGLLIIKELSIDTFESSFGRIARRFVEHPYDNMFKKDEFLDYLQQEGFEILVCRPHSMLYLLTDFYLVARKR
- a CDS encoding sulfurtransferase gives rise to the protein MTKVTVPNSLVSAQWLKENLLAENLIVLDASMKPVGNVVASQTIAYIPGSLRFDFDNEICEKNTPLPHMMPTAEFFTEEMQKLGIDEDSAIVAYDNVGVYASPRAWWMFRAMGHDNVAVLDGGLPAWINAGYEVSSTLATPSLRGNFATHPRPELIVDSQAVLHALNDSAFSVMDARSAGRFTGQEPEPRAGLRGGHMPGAVNIPFGETQVDGVMKSPALLQEMFAQYKNKKLIFSCGSGVTACILALAAEQAGLRNLAVYDGSWAEWGREDSGLPVVRD
- a CDS encoding TIGR03617 family F420-dependent LLM class oxidoreductase; the encoded protein is MKLDAAMPLVQLNEVSAIAKAAEEIGFAGLWTQETQHDPFLPCALIAEHTSKMEMGTAIAVSFARSPANLAYVAWDLAAQSGGRFILGLGTQVKAHIERRFGMPWPESVTGKLREQIQVIRAFWDCWQNGTKLNFRGEHYKITLMSPFFNPGPLTSPPTPLLKERGAYIPIYIAGVNTGLARLAGEMCEGFHAHPFNSPRYMNEVLLPAIEEGLQKSGRKRSEISVSMTPFVATTPEEEGFARMQISFYASTPSYKPVMELHGWGATAEKLSGFAAKGEWAEMPMLITDEMLNEFCLMTTQENLASDLKKRFGGIADRITLYTPFVPGEKDEWWKNLAVVFNQ
- a CDS encoding VOC family protein, with the translated sequence MIPKYEFTRLLVTDFKTCFRFYRDVMGFKPNFGTEDDTYADFEIGAVNISLFDKAEMSATLGTSSKPVQAEIQDTVCLTFSVESVDEFCKDLRAHGVTLLTEPTDHADWGIRTAHFRDPDGHLIEINQPLKRD
- a CDS encoding glycosyltransferase, translated to MRIAYLTQPYPPMISGASIAAEQLAKGMAERGHEILVIAASDTGQAYQTHKKNLTVLRLKSFNNPLRVRQRLLAFPHRTIMKALCEFKPDLIHTHEPAQMGFLGLKYACSTRIPVILTAHQLPWFITPYLPDIPMLKTIVERLAWTYAGWLTGNFSSIISPTLTISEVIQVKTGFYPTTIPYGIDLKTFNLNAAVDEATEIHTRYSIPDHMPIILHVGRLDADKNVERVLLAAESVIKKSNAHLLIVGDGRRKQALIELSTSLGIEASTHLVGFISKKSELAKIYRSADVFVTASEIETQGIVLLEAAACGLPSAAVDATCISEVVQDGKTGYLAQPGNIPALGKAIEKLLERSVEKRQMQIECRKLAEKYGLEPSNEKHEIFYLQSVGHGFERVKQQEFMALKN
- a CDS encoding M42 family metallopeptidase — encoded protein: MSLPKIDEKYFTTFLVDLLNIPSPTGFAGAAIDFVEKELSRYKQLELSRTKKGALVGKWKVESDLPPVALTAHADTLGAVVKEIKGNGRLRLSRIGGIQWPTIETEGVWVFTSKGKKIRGSVLIDVASGHIHSGPDLPRDEKHLEVRLDAKTTSEKETRAMGINIGDCVAFDTRTEVTDGFVRSRFLDDKACVANLVAAIKSMVDAGQSPARSAYFLISNYEEVGHGAAVGIPEEVAELVTVDMAVVGEGQESDEFHATLCIKDSGGPYHEGLNKKLREIAEKHAIPYKTDVYPFYGSDGEAFWRAGGDVALSLIGPGIDASHNYERAHMDGLNATTNWIMAYLME
- a CDS encoding PhzF family phenazine biosynthesis protein — protein: MTNVLRLAAFSQNGLGGNPAGVAFYDSMPTDEEMMAIAKEIGYSETAFLVKQNDGWRVRYFAPELEVPFCGHATIALGAALGERFGEGTYKLILNDSEISVSAKKSGQRMSATLQSPETWSKDAPTDFVDKVLAGFHMDRSQLDSSFPIRLAGAGAKHLILFVKDRATLADMKYDFESVRALMMAEGLITISLLWQESDSVIHSRNPFAAGGVYEDPATGAAAAALAGYLRDIGWKGKNEFTILQGEDMGVPSRLNVSFTPKAGESISVSGEVRHIE
- a CDS encoding TVP38/TMEM64 family protein, which codes for MKTLKITAVIVLVTLALIYRESIGNYLEIITDQESVSTYLRGFGPLGPVVLFCLLVAQVFVAVIPGHALMVTAGYVYGNIGLIVVIASTILGSQIAFTIARRYGRNLIYKLASPAVIEKWDKTARHQGILFYFFAFVLPIFPSDLMCYVAGLATIPPRRFFVSNVMGRTCCAVFVTLLGMYGTHPPVWFLVVAALGIIAIVAGWFIYKKTNLPQALNVQCNI